One window from the genome of Montipora foliosa isolate CH-2021 chromosome 5, ASM3666993v2, whole genome shotgun sequence encodes:
- the LOC138002713 gene encoding craniofacial development protein 2-like, with the protein MGISKSRWCGSGKFILSTGETIVYSGRDDEVHQHGVAIMLNKDVAKALINWAPIDERIIRARFHSKYVKLTLIHVCAPINDTDEEVKDHFYEKLQTKVKKTPKHDLLVITGDLNAKVGSDVEGYERVMGLHGVGTRNDNCERLCDFCGMNDLVITGTIFPYKKIHKQTWISLDRRTCNQIDHLLMSNKFRTSVLDTRAIRSADNASDHRLVCTKLRLKLKAAPKRRGIRRTGYDTKKLQNDGCRRQFRLELRNRFEILQREEPKDDETAQPEAELGKANGILEKAYNMTAKKVLGYKTRKLKPWISKESWDLIEQRKGIKLKLDGTNSERLNEKRGVEYNAKDREVKRQIRTDKRNWSEGITREAEEAANMQHMKTLTAQLKRSATIKQGRTQ; encoded by the coding sequence ATGGGTATAAGTAAAAGCAGATGGTGTGGATCGGGGAAGTTCATTCTCAGTACAGGTGAGACAATAGTATACTCTGGCAGAGACGACGAAGTTCACCAACACGGCGTGGCCATCATGCTAAACAAAGATGTAGCAAAAGCATTGATCAACTGGGCACCTATTGATGAGCGAATAATTCGAGCCAGATTCCATTCTAAGTACGTCAAGTTAACACTGATACATGTCTGTGCCCCCATCAATGACACTGATGAAGAGGTGAAAGATCATTTTTATGAGAAGCTccagacaaaagtgaaaaaaacacCGAAACACGACTTGCTGGTTATCACTGGAGATTTGAACGCAAAGGTAGGAAGCGATGTAGAAGGATATGAAAGAGTAATGGGTTTACATGGAGTTGGAACCAGGAACGACAATTGCGAGAGACTATGCGATTTTTGCGGCATGAATGACCTGGTGATCACAGGTACGATATTTCCATATAAAAAGATCCATAAACAAACATGGATATCCCTTGATAGACGCACTTGCAATCAGATAGACCATCTGTTAATGAGCAACAAATTTAGAACCTCTGTGCTAGACACAAGAGCCATAAGATCAGCTGATAACGCCAGTGACCACCGCCTGGTTTGTACCAAACTGAGGCTAAAGCTAAAAGCAGCTCCTAAAAGACGTGGAATTAGAAGAACGGGATATGACACTAAGAAGCTGCAGAACGATGGGTGTAGGAGGCAGTTTCGTTTGGAACTAAGGAACAGGTTTGAGATATTGCAGAGGGAGGAGCCGAAAGATGACGAAACAGCTCAGCCAGAAGCTGAGCTGGGGAAGGCAAACGGCATCTTAGAGAAGGCTTACAATATGACAGCAAAGAAAGTTCTGGGATATAAGACAAGGAAACTTAAGCCATGGATCAGTAAAGAATCGTGGGACCTGATTGAACAGAGAAAAGGGATAAAACTAAAACTTGATGGAACCAACTCCGAGAGACTGAATGAAAAGAGGGGAGTAGAATACAATGCCAAAGACCGAGAAGTGAAGAGGCAAATACGCACGGACAAGAGGAATTGGTCAGAAGGGATAACAAGAGAAGCAGAGGAAGCAGCAAATATGCAACACATGAAGACTCTTACAGCTCAACTAAAACGATCTGCAACGATAAAACAAGGCCGAACACAGTAG